A single region of the Salvia splendens isolate huo1 chromosome 18, SspV2, whole genome shotgun sequence genome encodes:
- the LOC121776737 gene encoding uncharacterized protein LOC121776737, whose translation MVIGQDGSVYSEEDEEDGEGVGTKEVSPDTDIAFSSGEEEDTPLRAMVVLRMLNVQPNLEEHKEQRCNIFHMKCKVKSKTCLVIIDGGSCTNVVCDRLVAKLGLKVLKHPNPYKLQWLGDSGELRVKAQCKVPLKIGEVEEEILCDIIPMTTCHVLLGRPWEFDRRAYKNGFTNEYFYMLNGLKVRLKPLLPSAVFEASQHLQKERERDREKRLVEECELKKPSERGVVREK comes from the coding sequence ATGGTTATCGGGCAAGATGGTAGCGTGTatagtgaggaagatgaagaagatggggAGGGTGTGGGCACTAAAGAAGTGAGCCCGGACACCGACATAGCTTTTTCTAGTGGCGAAGAAGAAGATACACCCTTAAGGGCTATGGTTGTACTCCGAATGCTCAATGTACAACCCAACCTTGAGGAGCATAAGGAGCAAAGGTGCAACATCTTTCATATGAAGTGTAAGGTGAAGTCCAAGACGTGCTTGGTCATCATAGATGGAGGGAGTTGTACAAATGTGGTGTGTGACCGGTTGGTGGCCAAGTTGGGATTGAAGGTACTTAAACACCCAAACCCCTACAAATTGCAATGGTTAGGGGACTCCGGAGAGTTGAGGGTGAAGGCTCAATGCAAAGTTCCATTGAAGATTGGGGAAGTTGAGGAAGAAATCCTATGTGATATCATTCCTATGACGACATGTCATGTTTTGCTAGGGAGGCCATGGGAGTTTGATAGAAGGGCCTACAAAAATGGCTTCACGAATGAGTATTTCTACATGCTCAACGGGTTGAAGGTTCGTTTGAAGCCATTGCTACCTAGTGCCGTGTTTGAGGCTAGCCAACATctacaaaaggaaagagagagagatagggaaaAAAGGCTAGTAGAAGAATGTGAGCTAAAAAAGCCAAGTGAGAGGGGggtggtgagagaaaaataa
- the LOC121776736 gene encoding uncharacterized protein LOC121776736, which translates to MPPRRRRGPQVENDMEEQSEGSVGNQPPPPAPPPPQPQEREYIKAFRKENPPKFDGLGEPPKAEAWIRDLERIFDFMGCTDRERLACVTYQLTGPADFWWETKRRTMNPARHEALTWEEFKEEVYDKYIPMSCRRAKIVEFHTLKQGNMTVMEYDRALCEMTRYAPELADTDEKMAAKFCSGLRHEIRVAVASRRGISYSEILSCALDVKEALPKDETTANPTPPTPQPNYRDKRK; encoded by the coding sequence ATGCCACCAAGACGCAGACGTGGCCCACAAGTGGAGAACGACATGGAGGAACAATCAGAGGGAAGTGTCGGGAATCAACCCCCTCCTCCAGCACCACCCCCACCTCAACCTCAAGAGAGAGAATACATTAAGGCCTTCCGAAAAGAAAACCCTCCAAAGTTTGACGGACTGGGAGAGCCCCCGAAGGCAGAGGCTTGGATACGCGACCTCGAGCGTATATTTGACTTCATGGGATGCACCGATAGGGAACGTCTAGCTTGTGTGACGTATCAACTGACTGGACCTGCcgatttttggtgggaaacTAAACGACGAACTATGAACCCTGCCCGCCACGAGGCGCTCACATGGGAAGAATTCAAGGAAGAGGTGTACGACAAGTACATTCCCATGAGCTGTAGACGGGCGAAGATAGTGGAGTTCCACACCCTGAAACAGGGAAACATGACGGTGATGGAGTACGACCGTGCTCTTTGTGAAATGAcccgatatgcgcccgagttagCGGACACCGATGAGAAGATGGCCGCAAAATTCTGTTCTGGCCTTAGACACGAGATAAGGGTAGCCGTGGCCAGCCGCAGAGGAATCTCGTACTCCGAAATTTTGAGTTGTGCTTTAGATGTGAAAGAAGCACTACCAAAGGACGAGACGACggcgaatcctacaccaccaacACCTCAACCGAACTATCGAGACAAGAGGAAGTGA